One part of the candidate division WOR-3 bacterium genome encodes these proteins:
- a CDS encoding BadF/BadG/BcrA/BcrD ATPase family protein produces the protein FAESDMIHKAQLGIATADIVAGLCDAIVRNYMNTVARGKVIQPMILFQGGVAANVGVKDAFERALGQKIVVPEHFLVMGAIGAAILAAEETCGRGTKFAGFETADIEFETRAFECDGCPNKCEVVETLRQGQVIDRYGDRCGRWSQV, from the coding sequence TTTGCCGAGAGTGACATGATTCACAAAGCTCAGCTCGGCATCGCCACGGCAGACATCGTCGCGGGCCTGTGCGACGCAATCGTCCGAAACTACATGAACACCGTCGCTCGAGGAAAGGTTATCCAGCCGATGATTCTGTTTCAGGGCGGTGTCGCAGCCAACGTCGGGGTCAAGGACGCATTCGAACGCGCTTTGGGTCAAAAGATTGTCGTGCCCGAGCATTTTCTCGTGATGGGTGCGATCGGCGCAGCCATTTTGGCGGCCGAGGAAACCTGCGGCAGGGGCACAAAGTTCGCCGGCTTCGAAACCGCGGACATTGAGTTTGAAACAAGAGCTTTTGAGTGTGACGGCTGTCCGAACAAGTGCGAGGTAGTCGAAACCCTGCGCCAGGGTCAGGTCATTGATCGGTACGGCGACCGGTGCGGAAGGTGGTCACAGGTGTAG